The Acidobacteriota bacterium DNA segment TACGCCGCGAATGGCATCTTTGACAACCTGCACGCGAGCGCCCGCTTCGACCAGGCCAAGCACACAGGCGCGCACGCAATAATCCGTCGCCACGCCAAATACAATGCAATGTTTTCCGCGCAATGCGCCGCGCTGCCGCAACCCGGCCAGCCATGGGCTGGAAAACATATCGAAGACTTTCTTTTTGATGACGTAATGCTTCCCTTCTTCGAGCTGGGTTTGCGCATCGGCGACGGCGTCAACCGCAATTTCCTGCCGGGGCAATCGCGGCAAATCGGCAAACACACGCTCTGCGCCGAGTGTACCTTCCAGACAGTGCGGCGGGAACATTTCAAATTCCGCGTCGCCGGACTTGTGCGCACACCGCGAAGAAACGGTCGTCATGCCGAACTTCCCCGCCGCGCGCAGCAATCGTTCCAGATTGGGTTTGATGGTTTCCGCCTGCGGAACGTACAGCGCGCCGTTCGGCTCCATAAAATCGTATTGCGTATCAACATCAAAAAAAATCACCGCTCGCTCTCCTTCCGATAATGTAGAGCAACCTGCCGAGGTTGCTCTGATTTCTTCAAAGCTGTCTTTCGAGAACGCCAGGCAACCTCGACAGGTTGCCCTACTCTCGCTCAGCAAACTGTTTGAAGGTTCGGTAATCGGCTTGCGTGAACAAAACAAACACAACAAGTTCAATTGAACTCGCGGGAGTTGCCGCTGCGTAATCGCGCGCCGCACCGATCATCACTTCGGCGCATTCGTCCACGGGAAAACCAGCCACTCCGGTTGCCAGCGCCGGAAACGCGATGGAACTCAATTTTCGGTCTTCGGCGCGAAGCAAACTATTCCAAGTCGCGTTGCGGATGATTTCGGCGCTGGAATCCGTTCCGGGCTTTTTCGGAATGGCACGGTCTTCCGCGCGATAGCCCATTGCGGCGGCGTGAATAACAACCTTGTTCGGCAGCGTTCCGGCGGTTGTCACGGCGGCTTCCCCCAATTTGATCGGCGCTTGCCGCTGCCCTTCTTTGTCAATAATGTTGCCGCCTTTTCGCCGGATCGCTCCCGCCACACCGGAACCCAGCACCAAATCTGTATTCGCTGCGTTGACGATGGCATCCACATCGGATTGTTCGGTAATGTCACCTTGCCGAATTTCGATTCGCATAAAACCTCCTCTACTTGCCTTCCAATTGGCTCATTAGCTTCGTGCGCCGCTGGAACAGTTCATCGCTGAACCTCACCGGAAAGGTTTCAGCGTCGCGAATGCATTTATATACTTGCGGCAACCGCGCCAGTTGCTGTTTGGAATATCGCTGAATCTGTTCCAGGTTGGGCAGCGGTTCCACCAGTTCCCCGTTCAGCATTACGCGCTGCAATAAAGGTTCGCCTGCGTGATCGGTTTCCTCCGCCATCGCAATCACATCGCGAACGAAATTGCCCTTGCTGTCCGTTTCGCGCCAGACCTGTTTGCGATGTGGGTACGTAGCCTTTTCCCGGCTGAGCTTCATCTTCGGTTCGACGCGATCCGGAAATTCGACCTCGACCAGTTTGTACACGCCGCCCAGTGCCGGGGCATCACGCGAAGTCGAAAGCTCCGTTCCCACGCCGAACAAATCCACGGGCGCATTCGCGGCCAATAACTCGGCAATCTTGAATTCATCCAGATCGTTGCTGGCCAAAATGCGCGTTTCTTTCATTCCGGCTTCGTCCAGAATTGCGCGCACCTGTTTAGCCAGTTCGCCAATATCGCCGCTGTCCAATCGCACGCCGCGCAAATTCACGCCGAATTCCGTCGCCAGCCGCGCGGCTTGCAGCGTGTCGTACGTATCCAATAGCAGCGTCGTGTTTTCGGGAAACACTTCGTGATAAGCGCGAAAGGCGTCCATTTCCTTTTCAAACGCCAGCGTCCACGAATGCGCCGCCGTGCCATAGACCGGAATGCCGAACAGGTATCCGGCTTCGACGTTGGACGTGCCGATGCAACCGCCGATGAACGCAGCACGCGCGGCATAAATTCCCGCGCCCATTCCGTGCGCGCGTCGCGTGCCGAATTCAATCACGCCGCGCCCGTCGGCAGCTTCAACCACGCGCGCAGCTTTGGAAGCGATCATCGTTTGAAAGTTGACGGTGGAGAGCAGAAAGGTTTCGACAATTTGCGCTTCGATCAGCGGCGCGGTCACACGCACCAGCGGTTCGCCCGGAAAAGCAACAGTTCCTTCCGGCATCGCCCAGACTTCGCCGCTGAAGCGAAACTCGGCCAGATACTCGAAAAAACTCGGCGCGACATGCGCAAACACTGGAAGATGCCGTAAGTAAGCAATCTCGTCCGGATTGAAGCTTAACGTCCGCAGGTAGCTCAGCACCTGCTCCAACCCGGCGGCGATCAGATACGAACGGTTCGGCGGCAATCGCCGGATGAACAATTCAAAGCTGGCGCGTTCGTGCCGCCCGTTCGCGAAATACCCCGCCGCCATCGTCAATTGGTATAAATCCGTCGCCAACCCCGAAAGGCGCGGCGCGGTGTGCGTGACCTTCACTTGCCCAGGATTGTTGATACTCATCCACTGCCTCACTTAGTGTAGAAAGTACACGAAGCTTAAGCGCCCGACCGAAAGACTGTCAACAGGAGTTTTGGGGAAACTCAAAAGGCGCACTCAGTACGCCCAAAAGCCGCGCGCAAAGGCGCTGATGAACAGGGCCAGGAACAGCAGCGACCAGACAGTGATGATGGTTTCTCCGACGCGGCTTTTGGCCGCCAATTGTGCAAACAGCAAATGCAGCGGAAACATCACCAGCGTGTATCGCGGAACACTGGCAATGAAGCTGACACAGGTGATGATCAACCAGTTCAGCGTGATCCAGGTGCTGTAGGTCGGACGCAATTTGATCCAGGAAACGATTGCGCCGACCAAACCCAGCGCAATGAAAATCAGTTCCTGCCTGCCGCTCATTTCCGCCGCTGCGGGGTTGTGGCCGAGCGCGCCAATCGTTTGTTGAATGCCAACCCAGGGCCAGGACATGGAGATGTAAAAGTTTTCGCGCCGAATTTGCATAAAGGCGAACGGGTTGCCGGCCTCGCGCGCATTGATCCACAGATACACGCCAAAGCCGCTGGCAATCACAATGATCCACAACCATTGCCAACGCCAGCGACGCGTTGCGCGGTATTGACTGAGCGCTTCAACCGCCAGCGTCGGAATCAGCAGAATGCCCGGTCCGCGCGCCATGCAGGCCAGTGCTCCCAGGCACCCCGCAGACGCCCAATCCTGTCGTCTCGCCATCAGAAAACAGCCCAGCGCCAACGCCAGAAACAAACTTTCGGTGTAACCAATGTGCAGGAAATAACTGGTGGGAAAAATGAACAGGAACCACACGGTTCGTTCGGCGATTTCCGCCGGATAATCCAGCGCAACCAACCGGAATAACAACAACCCGACCGCAAGCGACGCAACCGTCGAAATTAGAAATGCGCTGACAAGATGGTCGCGCGTGACAAAGGTCAGCAAGCTGATGAGCCAGGGATATAAGGGATAAAACACCATCATCGGACGCATTTCGCCCGTCGCGTGATAGCCGAACTCCGCCATCTTCAAATAATTCACGGCGTCCCACCGATTCAAAACCTCCAGCCATCCGTGCCATCCCTTGACCGGTTGATCCGCCCAGACGTGAAAGCTCTGTACGGCGAACACCATGCACAATGCTTTGATCGCGAGGATCATTCCAACCAGCCGCGCATCTTGCCGCAGTTGCGGTTTGAGCCATCGCCGACGCGCTTCGCCCGGTCGGGAAATCTCTGCGTTTGTCTGAGCTTCAGGCGATACTTCTGCGGTTGCGGGCAAAAGCGCATCGGCTTTTGTCGCCGTTGATTCATGTTGCACAGAATCGCCAGACGAATTGTTCATGGCTTTGCCTGATGGCTATCGCTGAAAAATCACGCGGCCGTCAAAAACGGTTACGACAACTTTTGCGTTTTCGATTTCGATTGGATTGATTTTGAAAATGTCGGCGGAGAGCACGGCAAAATCCGCCAACTTGCCGACTTCGATGGAGCCTTTCACTTTTTCGTCAAAGCTGGCGTAGGCCGAACCGAGCGTGAAGGCTTTGACGGCTTCGGCGACGGTGATTTTTTGTTCGGGAATCCATCCATTGGGACGTTTGCCATCCAGTGTTCGCCGCGTGACCGCCGCGTAAATCCCCATCAATGGTTCCATCGGCGCGACGAACCAATCGGAGCCGAACGCCAGCACGGCTCCGGCGTCCAGCAGCGAGCGAAATGCATACGTGCCTTTGGCGCGTTCAGGGCCAATGCGGTTTTCCGCCCAGCGGCCATCGTCAATCGCGTGGTACGGTTGCATCGAAGCGATGACGTGCTGGCTGGCAAAGCGTTTAATCTCTTCCGGGCGCAAATGCTGCGCATGTTCGATGCGAAAGCGCCGGTCGCGCGCGCCGTTTTGCTTCTCGGCCTCGGCAAAAAAATCCAGGATGGTTTTGTTGGCTTTGTCGCCGATGGCGTGGACGGCAATCTGCAACCCGGCACGGTCGGCGGCAACGATGCGGTCGCGCATTTTGCTTTCGGGAAACATTTCGTCGCTCGGCAAACCCGATGTATTCGGCGCGTCCAGATATGGTTCAAAAAACAGCGCCGTCGTCGAACCCAGCGAACCATCGGCAAAACCTTTCAACCCGCCGATCTTCAAGCTGTCGCTTCCGAAATTTGCGCGAACTCCAACTCGAGCCAATCGCTGCCATTCGGCCAGTGGTTGATGTCCACTGATGCGCACGGTCAATTCGTCACGATGAAGCAGCGTTTGATACACGCCCAGCACTTCCGGCGAAGCCGACATATCCTGCACGCTGGTGACGCCGTTTTCGGCGGCGTAGCGCATCGCGGCCTTGATCGCTTCGATCATTTCGGCTTCGGTCGGATTCGGAATGACCTTGTACACAAACCCCATCGCGGCGTCTTTCAGCACGCCGGTCGGTTCGCCGTTCGCATCGCGAACGATGGTGCCGCCGTCGGGGTCTTTCGTGTCACGCGTCACTCCGGCGAGTTTCAACGCCAGCGAATTCGCCAATGCCATATGCCCATCCAGCCGATTGATGAACACGGGATTGTCCGGCGTTACGGCGTCAATAAACTGTCGCGTAGGTAAATTCGCGGGCTTCCAGTTTTCGTGATCCCAGTTGCCGTTGAGCACCCAGCGGCCTGTTGGTAGTTTGGCGGCAAATTCTCCAATGCGCCGACGAAATTCTTCCGGTGAAGCCGCATCACGCAATTGCACGCTGGCCAATCCCGCGCCGCCATCCAGAAAATGCACATGGGCATCGTTGAATCCCGGCACGACGCGCTTGCCTTGCAGGTCAATGACTTTGGTTTGTGCGCCAATCCAACGGCGAATGTCTTTGGTCGAACCGACGGCGACAATGCGATTGCCGACGACCGCGACAGCCTCGACTTCGGGCTGGCGTTCGTTAACCGTCCAGATTTTTCCGTTGAGCAACACCAGGTCTGCGGCAGGTTCAGAACCGGGAGCGGTAGCGACCGGGTAAGTAAACGATACAGTACCGGGAACGGTAGCGACCGGGTAAGCAAGACAGAGAAAGAGGAGCGCGAAGAGGGTTTTCATAATTTGTGTAATTGAGCGATCACCGGGTTGCTACTGCTCTCCATTCCGTAACGGCTTTTTGAAATTGACGACGATTGAAAATGTAGGGTCTTCGATCTGAATCGTGGAATGCGAAAGATGAAATTGTTCGGCCAGCAAGGCACGAACTTCGCGCAACACGCGGCAGCTTTGGTCGGCGTTCGTCACAACCACATGCGCCGTCAGTACGTGACGATTCGAAGTAATTGTCCAAATGTGCAAATCGTGAACTTCGCGCACGCCGGTAATGGTTTTGATCGCCTGTTCCACCGCCGAAGGTTTGATGTGCGACGGTACGCCTTCCAGCAACACATTGACGGCGTCGGCCACGATGCGCCAGGAATTCCATACAATCAGCAAACTGATGACGACGCTGAACAACGGATCAGCCCAGCGCCATCCTTTCCAGACAATCAACACGCCCGCTGCAATGGCGGCAACCGATCCCAGCAAATCTCCGAGAACATGCAAATACGCGCCGCGCATATTCAGGTTGTCGTGTTTGTGCGAACGAGACAGCATCCAGGCGGAAACCAGATTCACCACCAATCCGCCAGCGGAAATCCCAATCAGCGTGACGCCTTGAATTTCTTCCGGCTGGCGTAATCGTTGATACGCTTCGATGCAAATCAGTATGGACAACACAATCAAGGCCACGCCGTTGACCAGTGCCGCCAGAATCTCCAACCGATAAAAACCGTAGGTTTTGCTTTGCGTGGCCGGGCGCGAAGCAAATCGTAAAGCCAACAAAGCCAAGGCTAGCGCGGCAACATCCGTGAACATGTGTCCGGCGTCAGAAAGCAAGGCCAGACTGTTCGCAAAATAACCGCCGAGCGCTTCGGCAATCATGTACCCGAAAGTCAGCGCCAGCACGATGAGCAAGGTACGCTGCGACGCTCCGCGCGTATGGTCGTGCTGACCAAGGCCTGAATGAGAATGCGGATGGTCGTGCGCGTGATCGTGAAGATGATTCTGTAATGCGGAACTGCTCATCGAAATTGATCTTAGCCCAACCGTCTCAATCGCCGCAATTCTGATGACCCTGTCAGTGAGTTGACCAGATTGCTTCGATTAGACAGTCAACGGCCTGGCCTGCATTTCGTTCGTACAATCGTGTTAAAAATGTACGGCGATCATTCATGACAGTGGCGTTTGGGCTTCTGGCTTGCCGATTGCTGAACGGTGAAAAGCTCCTTTTTATTGCGAAGAATTTCTTTCTACATTGCCGCGGCCTGAATCGAATTCGGGACTGCGATTTTACGAGGGTGGGGTTTTCATCAATGAGGAGCAATGGGAGTTGTATGAGTCTGGGCTATACATTCTTCATGCTGGCAGCGACGCAGGGGCATTCTGCGGATTACACCGTTGCGGTATTCATTGGGGAAATTGTTTTGCTGGTGTTGGTGGGCAGGCTGCTGGGCGAGGTGATGCAGCGC contains these protein-coding regions:
- a CDS encoding cation transporter gives rise to the protein MSSSALQNHLHDHAHDHPHSHSGLGQHDHTRGASQRTLLIVLALTFGYMIAEALGGYFANSLALLSDAGHMFTDVAALALALLALRFASRPATQSKTYGFYRLEILAALVNGVALIVLSILICIEAYQRLRQPEEIQGVTLIGISAGGLVVNLVSAWMLSRSHKHDNLNMRGAYLHVLGDLLGSVAAIAAGVLIVWKGWRWADPLFSVVISLLIVWNSWRIVADAVNVLLEGVPSHIKPSAVEQAIKTITGVREVHDLHIWTITSNRHVLTAHVVVTNADQSCRVLREVRALLAEQFHLSHSTIQIEDPTFSIVVNFKKPLRNGEQ
- a CDS encoding glycosyltransferase family 39 protein; protein product: MNNSSGDSVQHESTATKADALLPATAEVSPEAQTNAEISRPGEARRRWLKPQLRQDARLVGMILAIKALCMVFAVQSFHVWADQPVKGWHGWLEVLNRWDAVNYLKMAEFGYHATGEMRPMMVFYPLYPWLISLLTFVTRDHLVSAFLISTVASLAVGLLLFRLVALDYPAEIAERTVWFLFIFPTSYFLHIGYTESLFLALALGCFLMARRQDWASAGCLGALACMARGPGILLIPTLAVEALSQYRATRRWRWQWLWIIVIASGFGVYLWINAREAGNPFAFMQIRRENFYISMSWPWVGIQQTIGALGHNPAAAEMSGRQELIFIALGLVGAIVSWIKLRPTYSTWITLNWLIITCVSFIASVPRYTLVMFPLHLLFAQLAAKSRVGETIITVWSLLFLALFISAFARGFWAY
- a CDS encoding macro domain-containing protein: MRIEIRQGDITEQSDVDAIVNAANTDLVLGSGVAGAIRRKGGNIIDKEGQRQAPIKLGEAAVTTAGTLPNKVVIHAAAMGYRAEDRAIPKKPGTDSSAEIIRNATWNSLLRAEDRKLSSIAFPALATGVAGFPVDECAEVMIGAARDYAAATPASSIELVVFVLFTQADYRTFKQFAERE
- a CDS encoding isochorismatase family protein, which produces MIFFDVDTQYDFMEPNGALYVPQAETIKPNLERLLRAAGKFGMTTVSSRCAHKSGDAEFEMFPPHCLEGTLGAERVFADLPRLPRQEIAVDAVADAQTQLEEGKHYVIKKKVFDMFSSPWLAGLRQRGALRGKHCIVFGVATDYCVRACVLGLVEAGARVQVVKDAIRGVAPETTERTFAEMRAAGIEFTTTEELLKNLARQTTTT
- a CDS encoding nicotinate phosphoribosyltransferase, which translates into the protein MSINNPGQVKVTHTAPRLSGLATDLYQLTMAAGYFANGRHERASFELFIRRLPPNRSYLIAAGLEQVLSYLRTLSFNPDEIAYLRHLPVFAHVAPSFFEYLAEFRFSGEVWAMPEGTVAFPGEPLVRVTAPLIEAQIVETFLLSTVNFQTMIASKAARVVEAADGRGVIEFGTRRAHGMGAGIYAARAAFIGGCIGTSNVEAGYLFGIPVYGTAAHSWTLAFEKEMDAFRAYHEVFPENTTLLLDTYDTLQAARLATEFGVNLRGVRLDSGDIGELAKQVRAILDEAGMKETRILASNDLDEFKIAELLAANAPVDLFGVGTELSTSRDAPALGGVYKLVEVEFPDRVEPKMKLSREKATYPHRKQVWRETDSKGNFVRDVIAMAEETDHAGEPLLQRVMLNGELVEPLPNLEQIQRYSKQQLARLPQVYKCIRDAETFPVRFSDELFQRRTKLMSQLEGK
- a CDS encoding amidohydrolase, producing MKTLFALLFLCLAYPVATVPGTVSFTYPVATAPGSEPAADLVLLNGKIWTVNERQPEVEAVAVVGNRIVAVGSTKDIRRWIGAQTKVIDLQGKRVVPGFNDAHVHFLDGGAGLASVQLRDAASPEEFRRRIGEFAAKLPTGRWVLNGNWDHENWKPANLPTRQFIDAVTPDNPVFINRLDGHMALANSLALKLAGVTRDTKDPDGGTIVRDANGEPTGVLKDAAMGFVYKVIPNPTEAEMIEAIKAAMRYAAENGVTSVQDMSASPEVLGVYQTLLHRDELTVRISGHQPLAEWQRLARVGVRANFGSDSLKIGGLKGFADGSLGSTTALFFEPYLDAPNTSGLPSDEMFPESKMRDRIVAADRAGLQIAVHAIGDKANKTILDFFAEAEKQNGARDRRFRIEHAQHLRPEEIKRFASQHVIASMQPYHAIDDGRWAENRIGPERAKGTYAFRSLLDAGAVLAFGSDWFVAPMEPLMGIYAAVTRRTLDGKRPNGWIPEQKITVAEAVKAFTLGSAYASFDEKVKGSIEVGKLADFAVLSADIFKINPIEIENAKVVVTVFDGRVIFQR